The following are encoded in a window of Sinorhizobium sojae CCBAU 05684 genomic DNA:
- a CDS encoding Arc family DNA-binding protein: MKTGGEKIGNIAPFGLRMLPPLRAQLTAAAEESGRSLNAEIVSRLEASFKHSAVDERIERLLEAFEKQQKVIDKLLGERKR; this comes from the coding sequence ATGAAAACAGGCGGTGAAAAGATCGGAAATATTGCCCCATTCGGGCTCAGGATGTTGCCGCCACTACGGGCTCAACTCACGGCAGCAGCAGAGGAATCCGGTCGATCACTGAATGCAGAGATAGTGTCCCGTCTTGAAGCATCTTTCAAACACAGCGCTGTGGATGAGCGCATAGAAAGGCTGCTGGAAGCCTTCGAAAAACAACAGAAGGTCATCGATAAGCTGCTCGGTGAGCGCAAGCGCTAA
- a CDS encoding Arc family DNA-binding protein — translation MKAKKPPFGLRMPEDVKAWVARQAQENMRSQNAEIVMALKEKMDRLAAITISEQ, via the coding sequence GTGAAGGCGAAAAAGCCGCCGTTCGGACTCCGCATGCCAGAAGACGTGAAAGCTTGGGTTGCACGTCAGGCACAAGAAAACATGCGATCTCAGAATGCAGAGATCGTCATGGCACTTAAAGAAAAAATGGATCGTCTGGCCGCTATAACTATTTCTGAACAATAG